The sequence below is a genomic window from Cobetia sp. cqz5-12.
GGACCGGTAGTTCAGTTGGTTAGAATGCCGGCCTGTCACGCCGGAGGTCGCGGGTTCGAGTCCCGTCCGGTCCGCCATTCTCGTTTGTCATGCGCCCGATGTTGAGTTGTTCTGAAGTGGACCGGTAGTTCAGTTGGTTAGAATGCCGGCCTGTCACGCCGGAGGTCGCGGGTTCGAGTCCCGTCCGGTCCGCCATCAGAATCGCGAGATGTCACCGCTGCTTGCAGCAAAGATCGTTTGTGTTGGGTGATTAGCTCAGTTGGTTAGAGCACAAGCTTCACATGCTTGGGGTCACTGGTTCGAATCCAGTATCACCCACCAATGCGGACCGGTAGTTCAGTTGGTTAGAATGCCGGCCTGTCACGCCGGAGGTCGCGGGTTCGAGTCCCGTCCGGTCCGCCATTCGATCTACAAGAATTCGTGAAACCCGAGCTTTCGAGCTCGGGTTTTTGCGTTTCTGGCTGTCGGAATGTCTTCAGTACAGGCCCGGCCTGCTTGTCTCCTGTTCTTGCCTCTTTCCCCTTTCCTCTCTCCTTTTCGTTGACCTGGTCATGTTCCGGTCTCGTCGGCCTTCCCTGGGCACAACACGACATTTCGCTCTTTCCCCGTTGCTGGGTGTCCTGCGCGGTTGTTCATCTCGCTGATGTCATCACTGGTGTCATTCGCAATGTGGCCTTTGGGAGTATTGAGCCCATGGCGCGATGCTCTACACTGGGATCATCCGTTTCATACGACCGTTTGCCACTTGTCATCAGTCATTGATGTCCTGACAACCTGTTACTGATGACCATGACTCATGAGTGTTGCTGATGAGAGTGGCGGCGGCGCGATATAACAATGATTGTCCGAGGTGCTCGAGACAGCCAAGGAGAGACCGCAATGACTGCCTATCCGAATATCTTCCGTCCGCTGACGTTGGGCCACATCACGCTCAAGAACCGTGTGTTGATGGGCTCGATGCACACGGGGCTTGAGGAGACTCCCAATGGCTTCGCGCGCCTGGCGGCGTTCTATCGTGAGCGTGCGCGCCACGGGGTGGCGCTGATCGTCACGGGCGGTATCGCGCCGAATGCGGAAGGGGCTGTCATGCAGGGGGCCGCGAAGCTGACCACCCCGGAGGAGGCGGAGCACCATCGCGAGGTCACCGAGGCGGTGCACGCCGAGGATGGACGCATCTGTCTGCAGATTCTGCACGCAGGGCGTTATGCCTACTCACCGGATCAGGTCGCGCCCTCGGCGATTCAGGCGCCGATCAACCCCTTCACGCCACATGCGCTGAGCACGTCAGAGGTCAAGGAGCAGATCGCCGATTACGTGCGCTGCGCCAGCCTGGCACGCGAGGCCGGCTATGACGGCGTCGAGGTGATGGGCTCGGAAGGCTATTTCATCAACCAGTTCATCTGTCGGCGCACCAATCAGCGCGAGGATGAGTATGGTGGCAGCTTCGAGAATCGCATCCGCCTGGCGGTGGAGATCGTCGCGGGCATTCGCGCCGCACTGGGTGAGGACTTCCTGATCATCTATCGCCTCTCGATGCTGGATCTGGTCGATGAGGGCAGCACCTGGGAGGAAGTGGTCGCGCTTGGCAAGGCCATCGAGGCGGCGGGGGCAAGTCTGATCAATACCGGCATCGGCTGGCATGAGGCGCGCGTGCCGACCATCGTCACCAGCGTGCCGCGCGCTGTCTTCACGGGGCTGACCCAGCGCATGAAGCAGGAACTCAGCCTGCCGCTGATCACCACCAATCGCATCAACATGCCCAAGGTTGCCGAGTCGGTGCTGGCCGAGGGCCATGCTGACATGGTGTCGATGGCGCGACCGTTCCTGGCGGACCCGCAATGGGTCAGCAAGGCCAGGGCGGACGATGCTGCCATCATCAATACCTGCATCGCCTGCAATCAGGCGTGTCTCGATCACACCTTCCAGATGAAATTGACCTCGTGCCTGGTCAATCCGCGCGCCTGTCATGAAACTGAGATGGTGATCGAGCCTGCGCGACATGAGCGTCGCGTGGCAGTGGTGGGCGCAGGGCCGGCGGGACTGTCTGCTGCCGTGACGGCGGCCGAGCGTGGTCACGAGGTGGTACTGTTCGAGGCGCAGTCCGAGGTGGGTGGCCAGTTCAATTTCGCGCGTCGTATTCCCGGCAAGGAAGAGTTCGACGAGACACTGCGTTACTTCAACGAGAAGCTGGTGCGTTGTGGGGTCGAGGTGCGACTCAATACCCGCGCCACCGCCGAGATGCTGGCGGAATTCGATGCCGTGATTCTGGCCTCGGGCGTGAAGGCGCGGACGCCGGATATCGAGGGTGTCGAAGCCGGTATCGAGCGGGGGCAGGTGCTCAGCTATGCCGAGGCGATCAGTGCGCCGGAGCGGGTCGGGCGGCGCGTGGCGTTGATCGGGGCTGGCGGGATCGGCTTCGATGTCGCGGAGCTGATGACTCACGTCGAGCCGTCGCCCTCGCTGGATGGTGAGCTGTGGTGCGAGGAGTGGGGGGTGGATCTCTCGGTCAGCACGCCCGGCGGCCTCAAGGCACCCGTGGTGCCGCAGGCGCCGCGTGAAGTGTGGCTGCTGCAGCGCAAGACCTCCAAGCCCGGCAAGGGGCTGGGCAAGACCACTGGCTGGGTGCATCGCGCGACCCTCAAGCAGCGTGGCGTCAAGATGGTTGCCGGCTGTGAGTATCGCTCGATCGACAGCGAAGGCCTGACCGTGAGCCTCGATGGCGAAGAGCAGCATCTGGCGCTGGACAGCATCGTGCTGTGCGCCGGGCAGGATTCGGTGCTGGAACTCAAGGCGCCTCTGGAGGCGGCGGGGGTGGAGCTGCATATCATCGGGGGCGCCGACAAGGCGGCAGAGCTGGATGCCAAGCGCGCGATCGCGCAGGGCACCATGGCGGCCGCTGCCCTTTGAGTTGACCGCGATCACGCATGGGGATATTCAGCGTTGAGCTGAGCCTGACCACTGCTAGACTGATGGAAGCCACCGCGGACGCCGTGCCCTTTGCTGCATGTGCCTCCGTGGTGGCTTTGTCGTCTTCAGAGTTTGTCTCGGACGCCGCGTCAGCGGCTCGACGCGCTCTGGTCTCTGCCTTGCCGCCACGATGGGATCTGCTCATGTCACCGCACGCTGCCGCCTCACGCCATGCCACCGCTGAGGCTCTGATGCCGGACACCGAGGACAGTCCTTTGCCGCCACACAGGGAGGACGCTCGGGCT
It includes:
- a CDS encoding NADPH-dependent 2,4-dienoyl-CoA reductase gives rise to the protein MTAYPNIFRPLTLGHITLKNRVLMGSMHTGLEETPNGFARLAAFYRERARHGVALIVTGGIAPNAEGAVMQGAAKLTTPEEAEHHREVTEAVHAEDGRICLQILHAGRYAYSPDQVAPSAIQAPINPFTPHALSTSEVKEQIADYVRCASLAREAGYDGVEVMGSEGYFINQFICRRTNQREDEYGGSFENRIRLAVEIVAGIRAALGEDFLIIYRLSMLDLVDEGSTWEEVVALGKAIEAAGASLINTGIGWHEARVPTIVTSVPRAVFTGLTQRMKQELSLPLITTNRINMPKVAESVLAEGHADMVSMARPFLADPQWVSKARADDAAIINTCIACNQACLDHTFQMKLTSCLVNPRACHETEMVIEPARHERRVAVVGAGPAGLSAAVTAAERGHEVVLFEAQSEVGGQFNFARRIPGKEEFDETLRYFNEKLVRCGVEVRLNTRATAEMLAEFDAVILASGVKARTPDIEGVEAGIERGQVLSYAEAISAPERVGRRVALIGAGGIGFDVAELMTHVEPSPSLDGELWCEEWGVDLSVSTPGGLKAPVVPQAPREVWLLQRKTSKPGKGLGKTTGWVHRATLKQRGVKMVAGCEYRSIDSEGLTVSLDGEEQHLALDSIVLCAGQDSVLELKAPLEAAGVELHIIGGADKAAELDAKRAIAQGTMAAAAL